Part of the Pseudomonas sp. ADAK13 genome is shown below.
GTCATTGATCAGCCCGTAGGGGTTGTACAGCGTCAGGTTGGCAGGCACTGAACTGGTGCCGAAAAACACCAGCATGCCCAGGCCATAGCCGGCCCATTGCGGCCTCGCCAGCCAGAACGAACCCAGTACGATCACCGGCGCCATGACCACGCACAGCAACGGAAAACCGTCGATCATCGGGTACACGAAAAACACTTCGAAAATGCCAATCACCGCTGCCAGCAGCGTGCCGCAGGCGATTTGAAACGACATGCGCCTGGGGTTGGCAGAGAACGCCGACAGGCCTACGGTCAGCGCCGACACCAAGGTCATGGCCGCGCCGCTGGGCCAACTGGTGGCGATCCACAACGTACTGAGCACCAGCAACACCACCGCGGCGCGCAACCCGGCCGCAAGGGTCGCCAGCCAGTTGGTCCGAGGTTGAAACGGTTCGTTCCATTGCTCTCGCACATGGTTGTGATCGGCGAGGGACGCATGGGTCTGGGCGTAGCTGTGCAGCTCGTCGACAAAGCGGTAGAGCAGTTCATACGCGGTGTGAAAGTCGAGCAGGTCATCGGCTACGGGAGCGGTATGTTGCAACGACGCACGCAGACGCCGGACCCGGTCTGGCAAGCCGGCTTTGTAGACTTTCAGTTCGGTGGACAGCACGGCCGCGTCACGGTCCGTCAACGGGTGCCCGGCGAAGGGTTTGAGCAGCTCGACTAACGCGATCAACCCCGGATCGACGGCCTGGACCACCTCCACACCTCCGCGCAGGCGAACCCGTTCAAGCAGTTGATGCAGTGCGTTGAAACGTGTGGTGATCGCCATGAACTCGCTGTTGAGGCGGTTGATTCGCCCATTGCGCTGGCGCATGTAAGGGTCTTCGAACACGCTGACGCTGCGCATTACTTCCAGGCCAACGGCCTCGGCGATAAACCCCAGGTTGGCGCTCTCGAAGGCCGACTGGTCACCGGTATCACGCAGGCGCTGCCGCACAAACCCGGCAAAGCGGCCAAAGCGTTGGTACAGCGTGTTGCGCATCGCCACGCTGGAGGTTTTAGGCAATACGGTGGCGCTGATCAGCGTCGCGCAGACGATCCCCAAGGTGATCTCCAGCACTCGCCAGACGGCCGCCATGAATACCTGCTGCGGATGGCCCACCACGGGAAGCCCGACCATCACCGCCGTGTAGCCGGCGAGCACAAACCCATAGGCGCGAAAGTTGCGATTGCGCGCGGCGCCCCCGGAACACAGCCCCACCCACAATGCCAGGCCCGCGAGAAACAGCTCGGTGCTCTGGGCAAACAGGGCCATCAACAGCACCATGAACGATGAGCCCACCAGCGTGCCGATGAAGCGATAGATACTCTTGGCGAGGACGTGCCCGCTGTGGGGCTGCATCACGATAAACACGGTGGTGATCGCGGTGCTCGGTTGTGGCAGTTCCAGGCGCATCGCCAGCCACAGAGTCAGGTACGAGGCGATCAATACCTTGCCCAGGTAGATCCACATTACCCCATCGCTGCGGGCCCACTCCATGAAGCCCCGGCGCCAGGGCAGCGACACCAGCCAGCGGCCCGCTCTACCGGCGATATTGAAACGACGAACAGTGAGTCGAGGCACGCGACCTTCCGGCTGACGGGAAATGGGGCGGCGACTCTAGGGGCTTCCATGCGCCCCGGTAAGTCATCAAAAACGTGAATGACTGTTACGTAAACATCCACAATAAATAGCGTTTACAGCGATGGATGAGTTCATGCCACACTAAAAAAACGTTCCACCTGGAGAACATCGATGGACATCCTGCAGAACATGCGCATCTTCCGCTGCGTCGCCGAAGTCGGCAGTTTTACCGGCGCGGCAGCGCAGCTGAACAGCAACACCACGCATATTTCCCGCTCCATTTCCAACCTTGAAAGCCACCTGCGAACCCGCTTGTTCAACCGCACCACACGCCGCACCGCGCTGACCGAATCCGGCAAGCGTTACCTGTTGCGCTGCGAGCAAATCCTGCGCTCCGTCGAGGAAGCGGAACTGGAAGCCGGCGACGCCCACACACGCCCTACCGGCCAGTTGAAAGTGCACTCGATGACCGGCATCGGCCAGCACTACGTGGTGGACGCCATCGCCCGCTACCGCAAGAACTACCCCGACGTGACCTTCAACCTGAGCATGAGTAACCGCACGCCGAACCTGGTCAACGAAGGGTTCGACGTGTCGATTGTGTTGGCCATTGACCTGCCCGATTCAAGCCACGTTTCACAGAAACTGGGCACGACCTACAGCATCGTCTGCGCCTCACCGTCCTACATAAAAACCCATGGTGCCGCGCAAACACCGCAAGACCTGCTCAACCACGCCTGCCTGCGGCTGGTCAGCCCGGTGATCCCGCTGGAAGACTGGACGTTCGACGGCCCCCACGGCCAGGAGAGCGTCACCATCAGCAGCTCGCCGTTCCTGGTGGACTCGGTCGACGCCATGAAGACCGCCATCAGCAACGACATGGGCGTGGGCATCCTGCCGGTGCATGCGGCAATCAAGGGGCTGCGCAGCGGCACTCTGGTGCGAGTCCTGCCCGAGTACCGCCTGGAAGAACTGAGCCTGTACGCCATCTACCCTTCCCGGCACTACCTGGATGCAAAAATCAAAACCTGGGTGGAGTACCTGCGCAGCTCCCTGCCAGAAGTGCTGGCCGACCACAAAGCCGTACTGAAGATTCGCGACAGGGTCAGCCACGGCTGATCATCGCTGATGGCGCTGGTTGAGCCATCCGAGGGCCCAGCGGCGGGCACTGGCGTCGGCCTCCATGACGCCATACAGATCCGTCACCGCCACCACCGGCTCCTTGTCCAGCACATGCCGGATGCAATCGGCGATCTGCATGAAGCCGATGCGTCCGTCCAGAAAGGCCTGCACCGCGACCTCATTGGCCGCATTGAGCGACGCCGGTGCCGTGCCGCCCACATCCGCCACCTCGCGCGCCAGGGCCAGGCAAGGAAAGCGCTTCTCGTCCGGCACTTCGAAATCCAGTCGGGCCACCTTGAACAAATCCAGTGGTTCAACCCCTGAATCAATCCGCTGCGGCCAGGCCAGGGCATGGCTGATGGGCGTGCGCATGTCCGGGTTCCCCAACTGCGCGAGCATTGAGCCGTCGACATAATCCACCAGCGAATGGACGACGCTTTGCGGATGGATCACTACCTCGACCTGGGACGGCCTGGCGCCGAATAACCAGCAGGCCTCGATCAGTTCGAGTCCCTTGTTCATCAGGGTGGCCGAGTCCACCGAAATCTTGCGGCCCATGGACCATTTCGGGTGAGCGCAGGCTTGGTCCGGCGTCACGCTGTGCAGTTGCGCCATCGGCGTTTGGCGAAACGGCCCGCCGGAGCCAGTCAACAGGATGCGCCGCACGCCCGCATGGGCCAGGCCGTGCTGAGCATGGGACGGCAGGCACTGAAAGATTGCGTTGTGCTCGCTGTCCAGCGGTAACAGCACCGCCCCACTGCTGCGCACCGCCTGCATGAACAACGCACCGGACATCACCAGCGCCTCTTTGTTGGCCAGGAGGATTTTCTTGCCGGCCTCGACGGCGGCCATCGTTGCATTCAAGCCCGCCGCACCGACGATAGCGGCCACCACCGTGTCCACATCCCGGTGACCGGCGATGAATTTCAGACCGCTTTCGCCACCCACGACCTGGGTCTGCGAGCCCTCCTCCAACAGCTGCTTCTGCAGCGTCGCCACGGCTTGCGGCGTGGGTACCACGGCGTAGTCCGGGCGGTGCAACAAGCATTGTTTTTTCAACAGCTCCAGTTGGGTGAACCCGCTGAGGGCGAAGACTTTATAGCGCTCGGGGTGACGCGCGATAACGTCCAATACGTTGACGCCCACCGAACCGGTAGCGCCCAGTACGCTGATGGTTTGCAAGCGTTGACGGGTGGCGATCACCTGGCGAATGACTTTTTTGCGCGGAATAAGCGACATGACGTAATGAGCCTGACGTAGAGAAAACAGCCGCCATTAACCAAGGAAAGTGCCAGCGCCGTCATCGCGATAACGCCAACAACTGTCGCAAAAAAGCCAAGCCTTCGATCGGCTCGAAAACGGGCCTTGGTCATAACGACTACAGCACGTCATAAGGACTACATAAAACTTGTGTCATATCGACTACTAAAAATATATCTAACTGATTTATAGGAACTTTTCATATGGCATGAATCCTGATCAGTGCTGCGCGCCCCTTTGGCAACCTATAAAGAGAACCCCATGAACAATGACTTCAACCACCGCCTTGCCGTAGTGACCGGTGCCAGTTCAGGTATCGGCCTGGCCGTCACCTGCAAGCTGCTTGAACAAGGTGCACACGTGGTCGCCATGTCGCGACAGATTGGCGAATTGGGCGCATTGGCGGAGCGTTTTGGCGAGCAGCTCTACTGGCTGGCGGGGGATGTCACCCAGGCTGCCGATCAGGCACGCCTGGCGCAGTTGACGGCGTCCATCGGACCGGTGGATTACCTCGTGCCCAATGCCGGGATCGCACAACTGGCCGATGGCCTGGACCTGGCCGCATTTGACCGGCAATGGGCCGTCAATGGAGCCGCGGCTCTCAACACCCTCGGCAGCCTGCGTGGGCAAATGGCCGCCCAGGCATCAGTGGTGTTTATCGGCACGTTCCTGGAGCTGGCGACCTTCCCTGGGCTCGCCGCGTATATCGCGTCGAAGGCCGCCTTGCGGGCGCAAATGCGCACCCTGGCGGTGGAGCTGGCGCCCCATGGCATTCGTCTGAACATGGTGTCGCCCGGCCCCACCGCCACGCCGATCTGGAGCACCTTGGGGCTCAGTGACGAAGCGTTGGGCGGCGTTGCCACCACGGTCAATCAGCGCCTGCTCAATGGGCAATTCCTAGAGCCGGGCGCTGTTGCCGATGTGATCCTGTTCCAGTTGAGCCAGGGCGCACGCAGTGTATTTGGCCAGGACTGGGTGGTCGACGGCGGCTACACCCTGCGTTGACCATAGCCCCGCAGGCCTAATGCGCAGCGCACAGGTCTGCGGGCAGTGCCTTGGCGCCCCCGAACGCCAGGGCCTTCCACCCAATCACAAGCAATGACAGCGCGGCAAATATCAAGCCGCAGCCAATCACCCCGGTGGTGCCGAACGCATTGATAAACAGCCCGCCCACGGACGCACCGATCACCACGCCGGCATTCGCCGAAGACACATACAGGCTGGTTGCGAACTCATGCGCCTCGGGCGCCGACGAGGTCAGCCAGACTTGCGTGACCACCAGCCCGCAGGTATGTGCCGCGCCCCACAGCAGCACAATCAAGCTCATCGACCACCACGACGGGCTGCCGAACGCATACAAAACCACGTACGCCGCCGCCAGCACAATGGGGTACAGCACCACCGTCGCCACCATGCTTTTGCCCAATAACCGGCCCACCAACAGGTTGCCCGTGACACCGCCCACGCCGAAGATCACCAGCATCATGCTGATGGCCCGGCCGTCCATGCCGGTCTGGGTCTTGAGGTACTCGGCGGCATAGCTGTAGACCGAAAACATCGTGGTGAACACCAGCACCGTCGCGATGATCGCCAGCCACACCGGCAGGCTGCGCAGCACCGCCAGTTGCTTGCCGAAACTCAGCGGCATCGGGCGTTCATGATGGGGCAGTTTCAACAGCAGTCCGACACCTGCCAACCCCGTCGCCAAGGCGCAGAAGAAGAACGATGCCTCATAGGAAATACTCGCGCCCACCCATGTGGTCAGCGGCACCCCAAGCACCAGGCCCAAGGTGGTGCCCACCACGGCCAGGGCCGTGGCATGCGCCGCGCGGTCCTTGGGGTACAAGGACACCGCGGTGGAAAACGCAGCGGCAAAAAACACCGGGTGCAGCATCGCCGGAATCACCCGCAACGCCATCAAGGTTTCGAAGTTCGGCGCAAACGCTGACAGCACGCTGCACACGGAAAAACCAAACAGCGCGCCCACCAGGATTTTCCTGCGCGCCAGACGCGACGCCATCAGCACCAGGAAGGGCCCCAGCACCGCCACGATCAGCGCAAACAAGCCCATCAATAACCCGGCCTGGGATACGCTGATACCGAAACGTTCGACAATCATCGGCAAAATGCCGACCACACCAAACTCCAGGGTGTACAGGCCGAAAAGGCCCAGAATGATGTAGATCACCGGCCGACCTCGATCACGATCTTGCCGAAGGCACCGTGCCCGAGATGAGCGAAGGCTTCGGGCACTTGATCGAAACCGTAGGTGTGATCGATTACCGGCTCGATGCCGTGGCGGTCGATCATGGCAATCAGGTCTTCCAATGCCCGGCGCGGCCCCACGGAGATGCCGATGATGGAAGCCCGCTTACCCAGCAGGGCCATGACCGGCGCAGTCAATTGATCACTCTCCAACAAGCCGATCACCGAGATGCGACCGCCGTTGGCTACCGCGTGCAGGGAACGCGTGAGGTTGTCACCGCCGGCCATTTCCAGGATATGTTCGGCGCCACGCCCATCGGTCAGCGCCTGCACCGCCGTGTGCCATTCCGGTACCCGGCTGCGGTTGATGCCATGGGTGGCACCCAGCTCGATGGCGCGCGCGATCTTTTCATCGCTGCTACTGGTGATGATAACGCGGGCACCATTGGCCGCTGCCAGTTGCACCGCAAACAGCGAGACGCCACCGGTGCCCTGCACCACCACGGTATGTCCGGCGTGCAGGTGGCCCAGTTCGAACAGCGCCATCCACGCCGTCAAGGCGGCCACTGGCAAGGTGCTGGCCTGCCCTGCGGTGAGGCTGAGGGGCGCATGCACACACCATTCGGCTGGCGTTGCCACGTACTCGGCGAGCATGCCGGGGAGCGGGCCACCCTGAGGCGGCGCTTCACTCCAGGACAGCGGAGCGCCATCGACCCACCCGGCAAAAAACGTCGACAGCAGCTTGTCGCCCACCTTGAAACGCGTAACGCCCTCGCCCACGGCGACCACCGTCCCCGCCATGTCGGAGGCAGGCGTGAACGGAAAAGTGAGTTCCGCCCCCATGCTGTTATCCACCACTTCACCGTCGCGATAATTGAGCGAGACGGCCTCGACGCGCACCAGCACTTCCCCCGCCTTCGCGGTGGGGCGTGGCACGTCGGCAAGGCGCAGTGTGTGCAGTCCCAGTGCAGGTATTTCCCAGCGTTTCATGGTGTCGATCATCTTGGTATTCCTCGTGAATGGGCAATGCCACAAGGATATGGGCTTGGCCTCACGGGATTAAGGGGGCGCCGGCTCCACTGTCTACGGAGCTTTTGTTCCGCAATCGGGATAAGGTAGCCAGGCCTCGTCTCAGCCAAACCGGAGCCTCGATGGACAGCCTCAACACCCTGAATGTTTTTGTGCAGGTCGCCGAAACCCGCAGCTTTGTCGCCGCCGGGCGCGTGCTGGGCGTAACGGCCTCGGCGGTCGGCAAGAGCGTGGTGCGCCTGGAGGAACGCCTGGGTGTGCGCCTGTTTAACCGCAGCACCCGCAGCGTCACGCTGACTGCCGAGGGCGAGCTGTTCCTGGAGCGCAGCCGGCGCATCCTGATGGAGATCGACGAGGCCGAAGCCGAGCTTTCGCAAACCGTGTCGGCGCCCCGTGGCCGGCTCAAAGTCAGCCTGCCGCTGGTGGGCCACCCGTTTTTGCCGGTGCTCGCGCAGTTCAAGAAGACCTACCCCGAGGTCGAGTTGGACCTGAGCTTTACCGATCGCCGCGTGGACGTGGTAGAGGAAGGTTACGACGCCGTACTGCGCAGCGGCGAAGCGCCCGACTCGCGCCTTACCTCGCGCCTGCTGGGCGGCTACCGGATGCTGCTGGTGGCGTCACCGGCTTACCTGGCCGAATGCGGTACGCCGCAGCGGCCAGAAGATTTGGCCCACCATGCATGCATCAAATTCCGCTATCCCAACACCGGCAAGATGCAACGCTGGCCCCTGGGCCAGGACGGTGCTGAGCCCGAATTCCCGCTGCCCGCCGCGATGGTCTGCAACAACCTGGAAGCGCGCATCTGCTTTGCGGTGCAGGGCATCGGCATCGCTTACCTGGCGGATTTTGCCATCCGTGAATGGCTCGACAGCGGGCAATTGGTGCCGGTGCTCAAGGACTGTTCGGAAGCGGAGAACTTCCGGATCATGTGGCCCTCGGGCCGGCATCCAACGCCCAAGCTGCGGGTGTTTATCGACTTCCTGCATGCCCACCTGTTTCCCGAGGATGGAGCTGGCAGCACCCGCGCAGACTGCCGGCCCAAGACCTGATCAGGGTGCTTGCTCAGCGTCAAACTGCTCCCGGGAACGCCTGAACTCACCGGCGTTTTCTACTACCCAGGTCCACAGCGGAATCATGTGCACCAGCAGTTGTTTGCCCAGCTCCGACAACTGGTATTCGACCTTGGGCGGCACTTCGTGAAAGTCATGGCGCAACACCAGGCCGTCGCGTTCCAGTTGGCGCAAGGTGCGCGTGAGCATGCGCTGGGTGACGCCCTCCATGCGCCGGCCAATCTCGGCGTGGCGCAGTCGCCCGTTCACCCCCAACAGGTGCACGATGCCCAGTGACCAGCGGTTTCCCGCATGGGTCAACACCTGGCGCTTGAGCCCGTCCTCATCGGCGCTGAGGGCGTCGCAAGCGGCTTGTGAACGCCTGATGATCTCGTCGTTATCCACCTTCTACTCCCGGTATCACTGGTGTGCCTTCTTATGCGCGGTCGGCAATTCTGCAAGCATGGCACGACTTTCACCTGAACCGAGAACCCTATGACTGCTTCGATTCTTGTACTGGGCGCCGGCGAACTGGGCCTGGCGGTATTGCGCCAATTGTCACGCCTGGCCGCCCCGAAAAATGTGCCGGTGACCGTGTTGCTGCGCCCCGCCACACTGAACGCCTCCGATCCTGCCAAACAACAGGAAATCACTGAGCTGCGCGCCCTGGGCATTGAGCTGCTGGCCGGTGACCTGGCCAACGACTCCGAGGCTGAACTGGCAACGGTGTTCGCCGACTATCACACCGTGATCAGTTGCATCGGCTTTGCCGCCGGCGCCGGTACCCAGCGCAAACTGACCCGCGCCGCCATCGCGGGCGGTGTGAAGCGCTACGTGCCGTGGCAGTTCGGTGTGGATTACGACGTGATCGGCCGCGGCTCGGCCCAGGACCTGTGGGATGAACAGCTCGACGTGCGCGACTTGCTGCGCGCCCAGCAAGGCACGCACTGGGTAATCGTCTCCACCGGGATGTTCACCAGCTTCCTGTTTGAACCGTCCTTCGGCGTCGTCGACCTGGCGCAAAATACCGTGCACGCACTGGGGGACTGGGACACCGCCGTCACCGTCACCACCCCGGAAGACATAGGGCTGCTGACAGCGCGCATCCTGTTCAGCGAACCGCCGATCGCCAATCAGGTGGTGTACACCGCCGGCGACACCCTGACCTATGGCGAACTGGCCGATACGGTGGATGCGCAACTGGGTCGCACGCTGAAACGCGAACGCTGGTCGGTGCCGTACCTGGAGGCCGAACTGGCCGCCGTGCCCGGGGACAACCTGATGAAATACCGGGTGGCCTTCGCCCAAGGCGACGGCGTGTCCTGGGACCCCGCCATCACCTTCAACGCGCAACGGCAAATCGCCGTGACCAGCGTTGCCCAGTGGATCGGGCAGAACCTCAAGGCACCGGCAACCACCCGCTGAACCGCCCCTGCCCATCCAGCGCGCACCAGGCGAAATCCCCGGGCGGCGGCGGCAACGTTGGCAGTTGCCCGCCACTGCCCGGCTTCCAGTCCACCACCGGCAGGGGCGAGCCTTGCCAGGCCACGACCACGCCCCGGGCCTGGCTGGAGTCATCACTGACCCAGCGGGCCGCTGCCGCCGTCATGAACGCTTCGATGGGTTCTTCATCGATCTGCGTGCGATACACCGAACCGAGCAACCAGCGGCACACACTCACGTGATAGGTCCAGTTCAGCGACGGACGGTTGCGGTACGCCCACGTCATGAAACTGCGAAACAGGTTCAAGCCCTCTGGCGGGTCGAGCTTGAGCAAACCGGGGCAGATGTCGAACAAGGTGTGCCAGTACGGCAGCAACCGTGCGTCCAGGTGGACGAAACAGCGGGCATTACTTGGGTATTCGACAGACGGCAACAATACTTCGCCGCGTTTCGGACGGCGCGACGCCTTGCTGACCAGACGGGCAGCGCCGGAAGGCAGGATAGAGCTCATGGAACGCACTCACACTCGTGACGATAGAACGCCTCCTGGTAACAGGAAGCCCGGGGCACACGTCAGAATGCAGGGGAAGCGCGAGGGTTGGCCGAGGGCCAGGAGTAACGCGGAGGGGCCTTGTTGCGCCGCTCATGGGCCGGGCGCGGCTTTTGCCCAAGGCCCAACAGCCAGGCCAGGCAAAACAGGAAGACGATGCCCAGGGTCACGGCTGAGCACACCGGGCACGCGAAGAAGTTCGACCAACTGCTGGCCGTCGGGTTGCCAAGGCCTGAGTCCGAGGCCGGCGCCTTGGTGCCCAGGCTTGAGCAGAATTGCCCACCCAGGCCGTTGAGCTCCAGGCCCATCATCTGCCCATGGCCCAAACCGCAGACGAACACATTGAACAGGACGCAAAAATACAAGGTCCAGGCAATGAGTGAACGGTCCGGGCGGGTCAGTTTCATGGCGGCGACTTTACCACTCCCCCTGTAGGAGCTGTCGAGCTTTAGCGAGGCTGCGATGCAGGCGCCACGACCTTGCAGGGGCACCGAAGCGATGCCTTCGAAGCCTCGCTAAAGCTCGACAGCGCCCACATTTGGCCTTGCCCTGCCACACCTGTGACAGAACGTCGCAGATTACGCCCGCAGGCAGGGGTTGTTAGAATGCCACGCTCTCCTCGCCTGATTTAACGCTTCGTGGTACCCAGGCGCTTCACAGGATGCACAGTTGATGAGTACGTTATTCACCCGCCGCAAGGTCCTCACCGGCATGGGATTGCTGGGCCTGGGCCTGCTGGCCGGCTGTGACAACAGCCCGAAACTGAACTTCAAGTACGGCAAGGATCTGAGCGACAAGATCATGGGCCGTACCTTCAAGCTCAAGAACACCGACGGTGAAACCGTCACCTTGAGTTCCTTCCGCGGCTTGATGCCGGTGGTGTTCTTCGGCTTCACCCAGTGCCCGGCCGTGTGCCCGACCACCCTGGCACGCATGGCCCAGGCGAAAAAACTGATGGGCCGCGACGGCAAGATCATGCAGGTGGTGTTTATCACCCTCGATCCCGAGCGCGACACCCCCGAGATTCTCGACGCCTACGTCAAGGCCTTCGACCCGAGCTTCAAGGCGCTGTACGGCACCCCGGAAGAAATCGCCGTGGCCGCCAAGGAATTCGGGATCTTTTATGAAAAGATCCCCGCCGGCGACAGCTACACCCTCTCTCACACCGCCACCAGCTTTGTGTTCGACACCCGGGGCACCCTGCGCCTGGGCCTGTCCGCTTCGCTTAACGCCAAAGAGTGCGCAGAAGACCTGCTCACCGTCATGGAGGTCTGCTAATGACTGCCGTTCAACACTTCAAGCGCATCGCCCTCGGTCTCTCCCTGCTGGGCCTCGCGGCACACGCCAGTGCACAGGCAGTGGTCACCGACGCCTGGGTACGCGCCTCGGTACCGGGCCAGCCGTCCAGCGGCGCCTTCATGACCGTGACGGCCGACACCGACAGCAAACTGCTCAGTGTGGCGTCGCCGGTCGCCAAGACCGTGCAGATTCATGAGATGACCATGAAGGACGACGTGATGCGCATGGGCCCGGTGGATTCGGTGCCATTGCCGGCCGGCAAGGCCGTGAAGCTCGACCCGGACGGTTATCACGTGATGCTGATCGACCTCACAGCCCAGATCAAGGAAGGCGACCAGGTACCGCTGACCGTCACCGTGGAAAATGCCAAGGGTGAAAAGCAGTCGATTGAGGTTAAAGCCGAAGCGCGTGCGCTGAACGCGATGGAAACAATGGATCACAGCAAGATGCATTGATCGCCGTT
Proteins encoded:
- a CDS encoding zinc-dependent alcohol dehydrogenase family protein encodes the protein MIDTMKRWEIPALGLHTLRLADVPRPTAKAGEVLVRVEAVSLNYRDGEVVDNSMGAELTFPFTPASDMAGTVVAVGEGVTRFKVGDKLLSTFFAGWVDGAPLSWSEAPPQGGPLPGMLAEYVATPAEWCVHAPLSLTAGQASTLPVAALTAWMALFELGHLHAGHTVVVQGTGGVSLFAVQLAAANGARVIITSSSDEKIARAIELGATHGINRSRVPEWHTAVQALTDGRGAEHILEMAGGDNLTRSLHAVANGGRISVIGLLESDQLTAPVMALLGKRASIIGISVGPRRALEDLIAMIDRHGIEPVIDHTYGFDQVPEAFAHLGHGAFGKIVIEVGR
- the ispC gene encoding 1-deoxy-D-xylulose-5-phosphate reductoisomerase codes for the protein MSLIPRKKVIRQVIATRQRLQTISVLGATGSVGVNVLDVIARHPERYKVFALSGFTQLELLKKQCLLHRPDYAVVPTPQAVATLQKQLLEEGSQTQVVGGESGLKFIAGHRDVDTVVAAIVGAAGLNATMAAVEAGKKILLANKEALVMSGALFMQAVRSSGAVLLPLDSEHNAIFQCLPSHAQHGLAHAGVRRILLTGSGGPFRQTPMAQLHSVTPDQACAHPKWSMGRKISVDSATLMNKGLELIEACWLFGARPSQVEVVIHPQSVVHSLVDYVDGSMLAQLGNPDMRTPISHALAWPQRIDSGVEPLDLFKVARLDFEVPDEKRFPCLALAREVADVGGTAPASLNAANEVAVQAFLDGRIGFMQIADCIRHVLDKEPVVAVTDLYGVMEADASARRWALGWLNQRHQR
- a CDS encoding LysR family transcriptional regulator, producing MDILQNMRIFRCVAEVGSFTGAAAQLNSNTTHISRSISNLESHLRTRLFNRTTRRTALTESGKRYLLRCEQILRSVEEAELEAGDAHTRPTGQLKVHSMTGIGQHYVVDAIARYRKNYPDVTFNLSMSNRTPNLVNEGFDVSIVLAIDLPDSSHVSQKLGTTYSIVCASPSYIKTHGAAQTPQDLLNHACLRLVSPVIPLEDWTFDGPHGQESVTISSSPFLVDSVDAMKTAISNDMGVGILPVHAAIKGLRSGTLVRVLPEYRLEELSLYAIYPSRHYLDAKIKTWVEYLRSSLPEVLADHKAVLKIRDRVSHG
- a CDS encoding LysR family transcriptional regulator, which produces MDSLNTLNVFVQVAETRSFVAAGRVLGVTASAVGKSVVRLEERLGVRLFNRSTRSVTLTAEGELFLERSRRILMEIDEAEAELSQTVSAPRGRLKVSLPLVGHPFLPVLAQFKKTYPEVELDLSFTDRRVDVVEEGYDAVLRSGEAPDSRLTSRLLGGYRMLLVASPAYLAECGTPQRPEDLAHHACIKFRYPNTGKMQRWPLGQDGAEPEFPLPAAMVCNNLEARICFAVQGIGIAYLADFAIREWLDSGQLVPVLKDCSEAENFRIMWPSGRHPTPKLRVFIDFLHAHLFPEDGAGSTRADCRPKT
- a CDS encoding SDR family NAD(P)-dependent oxidoreductase; the encoded protein is MNNDFNHRLAVVTGASSGIGLAVTCKLLEQGAHVVAMSRQIGELGALAERFGEQLYWLAGDVTQAADQARLAQLTASIGPVDYLVPNAGIAQLADGLDLAAFDRQWAVNGAAALNTLGSLRGQMAAQASVVFIGTFLELATFPGLAAYIASKAALRAQMRTLAVELAPHGIRLNMVSPGPTATPIWSTLGLSDEALGGVATTVNQRLLNGQFLEPGAVADVILFQLSQGARSVFGQDWVVDGGYTLR
- a CDS encoding FUSC family protein; the protein is MEWARSDGVMWIYLGKVLIASYLTLWLAMRLELPQPSTAITTVFIVMQPHSGHVLAKSIYRFIGTLVGSSFMVLLMALFAQSTELFLAGLALWVGLCSGGAARNRNFRAYGFVLAGYTAVMVGLPVVGHPQQVFMAAVWRVLEITLGIVCATLISATVLPKTSSVAMRNTLYQRFGRFAGFVRQRLRDTGDQSAFESANLGFIAEAVGLEVMRSVSVFEDPYMRQRNGRINRLNSEFMAITTRFNALHQLLERVRLRGGVEVVQAVDPGLIALVELLKPFAGHPLTDRDAAVLSTELKVYKAGLPDRVRRLRASLQHTAPVADDLLDFHTAYELLYRFVDELHSYAQTHASLADHNHVREQWNEPFQPRTNWLATLAAGLRAAVVLLVLSTLWIATSWPSGAAMTLVSALTVGLSAFSANPRRMSFQIACGTLLAAVIGIFEVFFVYPMIDGFPLLCVVMAPVIVLGSFWLARPQWAGYGLGMLVFFGTSSVPANLTLYNPYGLINDYLAMVFGMLVCAAAGAIILPPNSPWLWRRLEQDVRRQVVVAISAPLPALGSGFESGTRDLLNQAYNFAAGRASVQHRLLRWTFVVLDVGHAIIELRREQARLPAQACYAESMPWRLAIRAMGRALVRLFVKPGPGHLQRALEAVEHAIECVQQTDEPFAGHFETSALRRVESYLHFIRTSLLDPQSPLAHYNQPGEKVAQSSD
- a CDS encoding MFS transporter, which translates into the protein MIYIILGLFGLYTLEFGVVGILPMIVERFGISVSQAGLLMGLFALIVAVLGPFLVLMASRLARRKILVGALFGFSVCSVLSAFAPNFETLMALRVIPAMLHPVFFAAAFSTAVSLYPKDRAAHATALAVVGTTLGLVLGVPLTTWVGASISYEASFFFCALATGLAGVGLLLKLPHHERPMPLSFGKQLAVLRSLPVWLAIIATVLVFTTMFSVYSYAAEYLKTQTGMDGRAISMMLVIFGVGGVTGNLLVGRLLGKSMVATVVLYPIVLAAAYVVLYAFGSPSWWSMSLIVLLWGAAHTCGLVVTQVWLTSSAPEAHEFATSLYVSSANAGVVIGASVGGLFINAFGTTGVIGCGLIFAALSLLVIGWKALAFGGAKALPADLCAAH
- a CDS encoding aromatic alcohol reductase — encoded protein: MTASILVLGAGELGLAVLRQLSRLAAPKNVPVTVLLRPATLNASDPAKQQEITELRALGIELLAGDLANDSEAELATVFADYHTVISCIGFAAGAGTQRKLTRAAIAGGVKRYVPWQFGVDYDVIGRGSAQDLWDEQLDVRDLLRAQQGTHWVIVSTGMFTSFLFEPSFGVVDLAQNTVHALGDWDTAVTVTTPEDIGLLTARILFSEPPIANQVVYTAGDTLTYGELADTVDAQLGRTLKRERWSVPYLEAELAAVPGDNLMKYRVAFAQGDGVSWDPAITFNAQRQIAVTSVAQWIGQNLKAPATTR
- a CDS encoding winged helix-turn-helix transcriptional regulator codes for the protein MDNDEIIRRSQAACDALSADEDGLKRQVLTHAGNRWSLGIVHLLGVNGRLRHAEIGRRMEGVTQRMLTRTLRQLERDGLVLRHDFHEVPPKVEYQLSELGKQLLVHMIPLWTWVVENAGEFRRSREQFDAEQAP